Proteins co-encoded in one Theileria equi strain WA chromosome 3, complete sequence genomic window:
- a CDS encoding potassium channel tetramerization domain-containing protein (encoded by transcript BEWA_007590A), protein MQTPKKKRSDYDFYFRGVNNNFCPPTIDSSTYTCLSEPNIKDTIRYDDIKTKPFLNNQVVNINVGGIRYTTTLSTLSRDKNSYLYKYVVGVIKGIDFSNDDKCFEGYVNISTVNPGDFISIFVDRDGNIFQYILNYLRNGELFVPDDLFIYQSILSDAKFYNITDLVNKVQRKIDGLTDVPCDEVMVVYDKSNEPCPNQSQRTDFEPIDNVPISQLTNSEYSHPHSQNYFLTINETDNIEESCEFIQTTPLRSLGDVEFNTSADF, encoded by the exons ATGCAGACGCCGAAGAAGAAGAGATCTGACTACGATTTTTATTTTAGGGGTGTAAATAATAACTTTTGCCCACCAACCATTGATTCTAGCACATATACGTGTTTATCTGAACCAAATATAAAAGATACTATACGTTatgatgatataaagaCAAAACCCTTTCTGAATAACCAGGTTGTAAACATTAATGTTGGAGGTATTAGATATACTACCACACTTTCAACATTATCGCGGGATAAAAATTCCTATTTGTACAAGTATGTCGTTGGTGTAATCAAGGGTATCGATTTTAGTAATGATGATAAGTGTTTTGAGGGTTATGTAAATATTTCAACCGTTAATCCTGGCGATTTTATTAGCATCTTCGTAGATCGagatggaaatatttttcaatatattCTCAATTACTTGAGAAATGGAGAGCTGTTCGTGCCGGACGATTTGTTTATTTACCAATCTATATTATCTGATGcaaaattttacaatattaCCGATTTGGTTAACAAGGTTCAGAGAAAAATCGATGGGCTGACGGATGTTCCTTGCGACGAAGTAATGGTTGTGTATGATAAAAGCAATGAGCCATGTCCCAATCAATCTCAGAGGACAGACTTTGAACCGATTGACAATGTACCTATAAGTCAGTTGACTAATTCCGAGTATAGCCACCCTCACTCACAGAATTATTTTCTCACAATTAACGAGACT GATAATATTGAAGAATCTTGTGAATTTATCCAGACAACGCCACTCAGATCATTAGGAGACGTTGAGTTTAATACCTCGGCTGATTTTTAA
- a CDS encoding hypothetical protein (encoded by transcript BEWA_007610A): MEVSENEAPSIYKILKGTIPGGILINLICTPSDVIKNYWYYNKTLSNNRTKLSTIDVIKHIHRNNGSLSFWIGILDVLI, from the exons ATGGAAGTTTCGGAGAATGAAGCTCCTagtatttataaaattctAAAGGGTACAATACCTGGAG GCATCTTGATAAATTTGATTTGTACTCCATCGGATGTTATTAAAAATTACTGGTACTACAACAAGACGTTATCAAACAATCGCACTAAGCTATCAACAATAGATGTTATAAAACATATTCATAGAAATAATGGGTCTCTAAGCTTCTGGATAGGTATTCTTGACGTTCTGATATAA
- a CDS encoding mitochondrial carrier protein, putative (encoded by transcript BEWA_007600A), giving the protein MTIVGHAIFLYTYDSLKHDVSTPIASLLSRLVTMVFVQPLDCMRTYSQANLYGNKVPSFKEVAKSKGFFSLYKGSYPTLIRDIPFSTFHWPINEFLYKKITGMERFRERELTQMESMYIPFISGTFSSIIATIFSQPFDIIKTNIQAAGLDHRCLKKSTVLSEFRRLNKNYGMRGFFIGIGPRMFKVVPGSAIMSATYYYYNK; this is encoded by the exons ATGACAATAGTTGGACACGCTATCTTTTTGTATACTTATGATAGTTTGAAACATGACGTTAGCACACCTATAGCAAGTCTATTGTCCAGATTAGTCACGATGGTATTCGTACAACCACTTGATTGTATGAGAACATATTCTCAAGCTAATCTTTATGGAAACAAGGTACCATCATTTAAAGAAGTTGCTAAATCGAAGGGTTTTTTTTCATTGTATAAGGGATCATATCCAACTCTTATTAGGGACATACCCTTCTCTACTTTCCATTGGCCTATAAATGAGTTTCTCTATAAGAAAATAACTGG GATGGAACGATTCAGGGAAAGGGAACTAACGCAGATGGAAAGTATGTACATACCGTTTATTTCTGGAACATTTTCATCGATTATCGCAACAATTTTCTCACAACCATTTGATATAATAAAGACAAACATACAG GCTGCTGGATTAGATCATAGGTGCCTAAAAAAATCTACCGTGCTATCGGAATTTAGACGATTGAACAAAAACTATGGAATGCGTGGATTTTTCATTGGTATAGGGCCCAGAATGTTTAAAGTTGTACCTGGGTCCGCAATAATGTCGGCCACATACTATTATTATAACAAGTGA
- a CDS encoding hypothetical protein (encoded by transcript BEWA_007580A), producing MPAKASHEVDTETAHTSLDNNYELKIRLERAISDNLDLRNEKLELEAEKLRLFEELDKNIKENETIVERNKDLKLSQAANKTTINRLNEIISEQKAEIEKFKSVNNYLENEEKNHLTSDNVNGFLNALNTKEKIVFLNNRIIELEQVNKTLYDLRDNWKRECNSINQDYLALEREYKRLLFSHKPRSETDQSITPTKALNKAPFELNKSALRERKQLPINNTLGIKSEVSPRNTNLWPQNKLHSNKNRSTPPLNSKRKENSHLGNNRTKLKNKIDSQAEYKTPTRITIYNFFKSQNN from the exons ATGCCAG CCAAAGCTTCTCATGAAGTTGACACGGAAACAGCACACACATCCCTGGATAATAAT TATGAGCTAAAAATTCGACTGGAAAGAGCTATTTCTGATAATTTAGACCTAagaaatgaaaaattggaaCTTGAG GCTGAAAAATTACGACTATTTGAAGAATtggataaaaatataaaagaaAATGAGACAATAGTGGAACGAAATAAGGATTTGAAGCTATCCCAAGCTGCCAATAAAACAACAATTAATAGACTGAATGAAATTATCTCCGAGCAAAAGGCAGAAATCGAAAAGTTTAAATCTGTCAACAATTA CCttgagaatgaagaaaaaaaCCATCTTACTTCTGATAATGTAAATGGATTTTTAAATGCACTAAACACTAAGGAAaaaattgtatttttaaacaATCGCATAATAGAACTAGAGCAAGTTAATAAAACATTATATGATTTGCGTGACAACTGGAAAAGAGAATGTAATTCCATAAACCAAGACTATCTTGCACTGGAAAG GGAATACAAGCGCTTGTTATTCTCACACAAACCTCGTTCTGAGACAGATCAATCAATTACTCCAACAAAAGCGCTAAACAAAGCACCATTCGAGTTGAACAAGTCTGCATTGAGAGAGAGAAAGCAACTCCCTATTAACAACACCCTCGGCATCAAAAGCGAAGTATCACCAAGAAATACTAACCTATGGCCTCAAAATAAATTACACTCAAATAAAAATAGATCTACTCCACCACTAAACTCAAAAAGGAAAGAGAATAGCCATCTGGGAAACAATAGAACTAAACtcaaaaataaaattgACAGTCAAGCAGAATATAAAACACCCACGAGAATCACGATATATAATTTCTTCAAATCGCAAAATAACTAG